The following coding sequences are from one Chloroflexota bacterium window:
- a CDS encoding thiamine pyrophosphate-binding protein, with amino-acid sequence MSARVPRFGSDILVDLLQGLGVEYAAFNPGASFRGLHDSLVNYGGDSSPRTILCTHEETSVALAHGYTKATGKPMVAAIHNVVGLQHAAMGIFNAWCDRVPIMLLGGSGPQDASLRRPWIEWIHTALVQGNFVRDFVKWDDQPVSVEGAIESILRGWRLMKSAPAAPVYIALDTTIQEQKMPEGLTLPSNLDRWTRQSSVQADPAGLDELAGWLAEAQRPVILADRVGRDPDAVAALQTLAELLNAPVVDLWARFNFAPRHRLDAGHVSADLIREADVVLALDVTDLYGALRTPDRNRRAQGYAVAAGAKVASISVNELLVRSWTADYQRPQPVDLNLVGETRLALPTLVALVRERLSAGWVDAAGVRAERAATLARTTAQQREVWEEQARESSGRSPLTTSFVSLALRDALDGHKWVLGNSDLRGWVRRLWDVREPTQWLGGAGGAGLGYGIGAALGVGLAYKNTNTMVVNIQPDGDLLYSTSALWTAAREQLPILTIMWNNRSYYNSEEHAIRIAQFRDRDVSRSGIGTRPEGPHVDFATVARGFDMQAEGPIETAEELIPALGRAVRAVAGGKPYLLDVVTEAR; translated from the coding sequence CCTGGTCGATCTGCTCCAGGGGCTCGGCGTCGAGTACGCCGCGTTCAACCCCGGCGCGAGCTTCCGGGGTCTCCACGATTCGCTGGTCAACTACGGGGGCGACAGCAGCCCCCGCACGATTCTCTGTACCCATGAGGAGACGTCGGTTGCGCTGGCCCACGGCTACACCAAGGCCACGGGCAAGCCGATGGTCGCGGCCATTCACAACGTCGTCGGGCTGCAGCACGCGGCCATGGGCATCTTCAATGCCTGGTGCGACCGCGTGCCGATCATGCTGCTCGGCGGCAGCGGCCCGCAGGACGCCTCGCTGCGCCGCCCGTGGATCGAGTGGATCCACACCGCGCTCGTCCAGGGCAACTTCGTCCGCGACTTTGTGAAGTGGGACGATCAGCCCGTCAGCGTCGAGGGCGCCATCGAGTCGATCCTGCGGGGCTGGCGGCTCATGAAGTCCGCGCCCGCCGCGCCGGTCTATATCGCCCTGGACACCACGATCCAGGAGCAGAAGATGCCCGAGGGGCTGACCCTCCCCTCAAACCTGGACCGCTGGACGCGCCAGTCCTCGGTGCAGGCGGACCCGGCCGGCCTTGACGAGCTGGCCGGCTGGCTGGCCGAAGCCCAGCGGCCCGTTATCCTGGCGGACCGCGTCGGACGCGATCCCGACGCCGTCGCGGCGCTCCAGACCCTGGCCGAGCTGCTCAACGCACCGGTCGTCGATCTGTGGGCGCGCTTCAACTTCGCGCCGCGTCACCGGCTGGATGCGGGCCATGTCAGCGCCGACCTGATCCGCGAGGCGGACGTGGTGCTGGCGCTGGACGTGACCGATCTGTACGGTGCGCTGCGAACGCCGGACCGCAACCGGCGGGCGCAGGGGTACGCCGTGGCTGCGGGTGCAAAGGTCGCGTCGATCTCGGTCAACGAGCTGCTGGTGCGGAGCTGGACGGCGGACTACCAGCGACCGCAGCCGGTCGACCTCAACCTTGTCGGCGAGACGCGGCTGGCGCTCCCGACGCTCGTGGCACTGGTGCGCGAGCGGCTGTCGGCCGGCTGGGTTGACGCCGCCGGGGTCCGTGCGGAGCGGGCAGCAACCCTGGCCAGGACGACGGCCCAGCAGCGCGAGGTCTGGGAAGAGCAGGCGCGTGAGTCGTCCGGGCGCTCGCCGCTCACCACGTCCTTCGTGAGCCTGGCCCTCCGCGATGCCCTGGACGGGCACAAGTGGGTGCTCGGCAACAGCGACCTGCGCGGCTGGGTCCGCCGCCTCTGGGACGTGCGCGAGCCGACCCAGTGGCTCGGCGGGGCCGGCGGCGCCGGTCTCGGCTACGGCATCGGGGCGGCGCTGGGCGTCGGGCTGGCCTACAAGAACACCAACACGATGGTGGTCAACATCCAGCCAGACGGCGATCTGCTCTACTCCACGAGCGCCCTCTGGACGGCCGCCCGCGAGCAGCTGCCGATCCTCACGATCATGTGGAACAACCGCAGCTACTACAACTCGGAGGAGCACGCGATTCGGATCGCCCAGTTCCGCGATCGGGACGTGTCGCGGAGCGGCATCGGGACGCGCCCCGAAGGCCCGCATGTGGACTTCGCCACGGTGGCCCGAGGGTTCGACATGCAGGCGGAAGGCCCCATCGAGACGGCCGAGGAGCTGATCCCGGCGCTTGGGCGGGCAGTCCGGGCCGTCGCGGGCGGCAAGCCATACCTGCTGGACGTGGTCACGGAAGCTCGCTAA